From Cydia strobilella chromosome 7, ilCydStro3.1, whole genome shotgun sequence, one genomic window encodes:
- the LOC134742975 gene encoding broad-complex core protein isoforms 1/2/3/4/5-like — MADQFCLRWNNFQTNIVSALDSLKCSEDLVDVTLTCEGRNIKAHKVILSACSPYFRNVFKENPCQHPVIILKDVSADDIVSLLSYMYQGEVFIEESKLSSFLHTAALLQVKGLTGVTQQKENFTSPNTSNKLYTQLTISSKTQFGASSKDVKIPALKKRRSSTSDKPNDIGESHKKSKLLETCDIYNRSNLSHLMVENPVFVTEKKGEKKSENCPELIIANGKTSKLNQAQGDNIPLSIKTEQIDDNNSPISVPTNNSENDDSLPDYENSMLARSLLQGINPSKSDISANNNTTKKVSNIADMCTSRSKDTNNESPPTNLAAKSPLKVVSGEDILVKPEKQSPKSDIEYEPEILLSEQQDSTDAENTFSQEQSQALLLLAGMSSVTGLSVGASTSQGVSHQSNHAAICGDCPHCGMKYSNQSALKYHVRLMHSDLTNRLCCYLCPRSFTMRETFKEHMWSSHGQRN; from the exons ATGGCAGATCAGTTTTGTTTACGTTGGAACAATTTCCAGACCAATATAGTGAGTGCATTGGACTCATTGAAGTGTTCTGAGGATTTGGTCGACGTGACTCTTACATGCGAAGGAAGAAATATCAAGGCTCATAAAGTTATACTGTCAGCCTGCAGTCCGTACTTCAGGAATGTGTTCAAG GAAAATCCATGTCAGCATCCAGTGATCATCCTCAAAGATGTATCTGCCGATGATATTGTTAGCTTGCTATCATACATGTACCAGGGAGAAGTGTTCATAGAAGAGAGCAAGCTGTCTTCATTCCTCCATACAGCAGCCCTGCTGCAAGTTAAAGGATTGACTGGAGTAACACAACAG aaagAAAACTTTACATCTCCGAATACATCAAACAAACTTTATACACAACTGACAATATCTTCAAAAACACAATTTGGAGCTTCAAGCAAAGATGTAAAAATCCCCGCTCTAAAGAAAAGGAGGAGCAGTACGTCTGATAAACCGAATGATATCGGAGAGAGTCACAAAAagagtaaattattagaaaCTTGTGATATTTACAATAGGAGTAATCTATCACATTTAATGGTAGAGAATCCGGTTTTTGTAACTGAGAAAAAAGGTGAGAAGAAATCTGAAAACTGCCCGGAACTCATCATAGCTAACGGAAAAACCTCTAAACTGAATcag GCTCAAGGTGACAACATTCCTTTATCAATTAAAACAGAGCAGATTGATGACAACAATTCTCCCATCTCTGTGCCCACAAATAACTCGGAAAATGATGACAGTCTTCCAGATTACGAAAACAGTATGCTTGCCAGGTCCTTGCTACAAG GAATTAACCCATCTAAAAGTGATATCAGTGCCAATAATAATACAACCAAGAAAGTGTCAAACATAGCAGATATGTGTACGTCGCGAAGTAAGGATACAAATAATGAATCTCCACCAACCAATCTTGCAGCAAAGAGCCCTCTAAAAGTAGTGTCTGGAGAAGACATTTTAGTGAAACCTGAAAAACAGTCACCGAAGTCAGATATTGAGTATGAACCGGAAATATTGCTGTCGGAGCAGCAAGACAGTACAGATGCAGAAAACACATTCTCGCAGGAACAATCTCAAGCATTACTATTACTGGCAGGCATGTCAAGTGTCACCGGATTATCTGTAGGTGCTTCAACTTCACAGGGAGTCTCCCACCAGTCAAATCATGCTGCTATCTGCGGTGACTGTCCACATTGCGGCATGAAGTATTCTAACCAATCTGCACTTAAATACCATGTCAGACTTATGCACTCTGACTTGACCAATCGTCTGTGCTGCTATCTTTGTCCCCGGTCATTTACAATGCGAGAGACATTTAAAGAGCACATGTGGTCTAGCCATGGAcaaagaaattaa